The Maylandia zebra isolate NMK-2024a linkage group LG7, Mzebra_GT3a, whole genome shotgun sequence genome contains a region encoding:
- the zdhhc8a gene encoding palmitoyltransferase ZDHHC8B isoform X2 has translation MLCRPFPFRAGQLYHGNLYGCRRAPSGEDEDKDDEFRAPLYKNVNVKGVQVRMKWCASCHFYRPPRCSHCSICDHCVEDFDHHCPWVNNCIGRRNYRYFFLFLLSLTFHMIGVFTFGLIYVLHHMDELWKLHCTVTLVVISISGLFLIPVLGLTGFHLYLVSRGRTTNEQVTGKFQGGVNPFTRGCCNNLEHLVCSPISPKYTARPCRKAVIHIQPPFLRPEIERQMPVKVRGNGIQSLQNKQTSTGAVKLSDIKQPKTPPPLPPKPDHGLLKSQVAAMDDPGHHNKTVLPASIPTVPQLRPVLEAISRGSSPVPPEQLLKTSDQQGSNKGPDLHSESKGSPVRCSQQASLPVQPSLQTSAVSSSLQLNSLPLNSRSLTLKHTSRSGSKSQLPAMHADNLESSPRPGILSSSSLLANHNTSSSSISYDNVIPTDPQAMAQRGAPPVSYPHHFMTLGTDGNLQRSHPRTYSPVFMGISRQSPQPRDPSPSLQGLTSRDASPSFQGFIQRVPSPAFQGLLPRDLASQSVMSRDVPPLGLAMRDAASQSPRGSLRDLIPPDMTPPLSAAARYDNFSKAIMASIHERRELEERERMLRRQVRTQALFSPDMGIYDIPSRRSLPPDNIRPLGSRGPTPPAYGSREFLMSTGVLGYNIRTSPLSSSSTSSLTHGPKTSSSPLQNSSSSLQSRGRSSSPACYPPERPAPGFPSSTSTLPRFSSSSTSSAPLYASYANTKRSSLPYSGEGKDSVTLGALK, from the exons ATGCTGTGCCGTCCTTTTCCTTTTCGTGCTGGCCAACTTTACCATGGCAACCTTTATGGATGCCGGCGTGCTCCCAGTGG CGAGGATGAAGACAAGGATGATGAGTTCCGCGCTCCGCTGTACAAGAACGTGAACGTGAAGGGCGTCCAGGTGCGGATGAAGTGGTGCGCGTCCTGCCATTTCTACAGACCTCCACGCTGCTCCCACTGCAGCATCTGTGATCACTGTGTGGAG GACTTTGATCATCACTGTCCCTGGGTGAACAACTGCATCGGGAGGCGAAACTACCGCTacttctttctgtttctcttgtCACTGACTTTTCACATGATTGGTGTCTTCACTTTTGGCCTCATATACGTGCTGCACCACATGGATGAATTATGGAAGCTGCACTGCACTGTCAC TTTGGTAGTGATCAGTATATCGGGGCTGTTTCTGATCCCTGTCCTCGGTCTCACTGGATTCCACTTGTATCTGGTATCCAGAGGACGAACCACCAATGAACAA GTAACTGGAAAGTTTCAGGGAGGAGTAAACCCTTTTACACGTGGCTGCTGTAACAACTTGGAGCATCTAGTTTGCAGTCCCATTTCTCCAAA GTACACAGCAAGGCCCTGTAGGAAAGCAGTCATCCACATTCAGCCTCCGTTTTTGAGGCCAGAAATTGAAAGGCAGATGCCAGTGAAAGTCAGAGGCAACGGGATACAGAGTCTCCAGAATAAG CAAACCTCAACCGGAGCTGTCAAGCTGTCAGACATCAAACAACCGAAAACTCCACCGCCGCTGCCTCCGAAACCAGACCACGGTCTGTTGAAGAGCCAAGTAGCTGCCATGGATG ATCCGGGGCATCATAATAAAACCGTCCTTCCTGCATCTATTCCCACCGTGCCACAGCTACGACCTGTCCTTGAGGCTATATCCAGAGGATCATCGCCTGTTCCTCCAGAACAG TTGCTGAAGACGTCAGATCAGCAAGGGAGCAACAAAGGTCCTGACCTCCACTCTGAGTCTAAAGGAAGCCCTGTGAGATGCAGCCAACAGGCCAGCCTGCCTGTCCAGCCTTCCCTCCAGACCAGCGCTGTCTCCAGCTCGCTGCAGCTCAACTCTCTGCCGCTGAACTCCCGTTCTCTCACCCTGAAACACACCAGTCGCAGTGGCAGCAAATCCCAGCTGCCAGCCATGCATGCTGACAATTTGGAATCCAGTCCCCGGCCTGGCATCCTGTCCTCTTCCAGCCTGCTGGCCAACCacaacaccagcagcagcagcatctccTATGATAATGTCATTCCTACAGACCCTCAGGCCATGGCTCAGAGAGGGGCCCCTCCAGTCAGCTACCCCCATCACTTTATGACCCTGGGCACAGACGGGAACCTGCAGCGGTCGCATCCTCGCACATACAGTCCCGTGTTTATGGGCATCAGCAGACAGTCTCCTCAGCCTCGAGATCCCTCACCTTCTTTGCAGGGTCTAACCTCCAGGGATGCCTCGCCTTCTTTCcaaggttttattcaaagagTCCCTTCTCCTGCTTTCCAAGGGCTGTTGCCAAGAGACCTTGCATCCCAAAGCGTAATGTCGCGAGATGTCCCACCTTTGGGTTTGGCGATGCGAGATGCTGCTTCTCAGAGTCCTCGAGGTAGTCTTCGGGATCTCATTCCTCCAGACATGACACCTCCGCTGTCTGCTGCTGCGCGCTATGATAACTTTTCAAAAGCCATCATGGCTTCTATTCATGAGAGACGGGAGCTGGAGGAGCGGGAGAGGATGCTCCGTCGCCAGGTGAGGACCCAGGCGCTCTTCAGCCCTGATATGGGGATCTATGACATCCCAAGCAGGAGAAGTTTACCACCGGACAACATTCGACCTCTGGGCTCCCGGGGACCAACTCCGCCAGCCTACGGCTCCAGGGAGTTTCTCATGAGTACGGGCGTCCTAGGTTACAACATCAGGACCTCACCTCTCTCCAGCTCGTCAACATCTTCTCTCACacatggtccaaaaacctcCAGCTCTCCTCTGCAGAATAGCAGCAGCAGCCTACAAAGCAGGGGCAGGTCTTCCTCTCCGGCCTGTTACCCTCCCGAGAGGCCGGCCCCAGGCTTCCCTTCCTCTACGTCCACCCTGCCCCGCTTTtcctcttcctcaacctcctctgcCCCCCTGTACGCCTCCTATGCCAACACGAAACGTTCCTCTCTCCCATACTCCGGCGAGGGGAAAGACTCTGTCACTTTGGGAgccctgaaatga
- the zdhhc8a gene encoding palmitoyltransferase ZDHHC8B isoform X1 — protein MPASGADSLKPSAFIPVCTAACLLVGSSSLFFVFTCPWLALTICPAVPPCCAVLFLFVLANFTMATFMDAGVLPVASEDEDKDDEFRAPLYKNVNVKGVQVRMKWCASCHFYRPPRCSHCSICDHCVEDFDHHCPWVNNCIGRRNYRYFFLFLLSLTFHMIGVFTFGLIYVLHHMDELWKLHCTVTLVVISISGLFLIPVLGLTGFHLYLVSRGRTTNEQVTGKFQGGVNPFTRGCCNNLEHLVCSPISPKYTARPCRKAVIHIQPPFLRPEIERQMPVKVRGNGIQSLQNKQTSTGAVKLSDIKQPKTPPPLPPKPDHGLLKSQVAAMDDPGHHNKTVLPASIPTVPQLRPVLEAISRGSSPVPPEQLLKTSDQQGSNKGPDLHSESKGSPVRCSQQASLPVQPSLQTSAVSSSLQLNSLPLNSRSLTLKHTSRSGSKSQLPAMHADNLESSPRPGILSSSSLLANHNTSSSSISYDNVIPTDPQAMAQRGAPPVSYPHHFMTLGTDGNLQRSHPRTYSPVFMGISRQSPQPRDPSPSLQGLTSRDASPSFQGFIQRVPSPAFQGLLPRDLASQSVMSRDVPPLGLAMRDAASQSPRGSLRDLIPPDMTPPLSAAARYDNFSKAIMASIHERRELEERERMLRRQVRTQALFSPDMGIYDIPSRRSLPPDNIRPLGSRGPTPPAYGSREFLMSTGVLGYNIRTSPLSSSSTSSLTHGPKTSSSPLQNSSSSLQSRGRSSSPACYPPERPAPGFPSSTSTLPRFSSSSTSSAPLYASYANTKRSSLPYSGEGKDSVTLGALK, from the exons ATGCCCGCCAGCGGCGCCGACTCGCTGAAACCCAGCGCCTTCATCCCGGTGTGCACGGCCGCCTGCCTCCTGGTCGGCTCTTCCTCCCTGTTCTTCGTCTTCAC gtgCCCGTGGCTGGCTCTGACCATCTGCCCTGCGGTGCCGCCATGCTGTGCCGTCCTTTTCCTTTTCGTGCTGGCCAACTTTACCATGGCAACCTTTATGGATGCCGGCGTGCTCCCAGTGG CCAGCGAGGATGAAGACAAGGATGATGAGTTCCGCGCTCCGCTGTACAAGAACGTGAACGTGAAGGGCGTCCAGGTGCGGATGAAGTGGTGCGCGTCCTGCCATTTCTACAGACCTCCACGCTGCTCCCACTGCAGCATCTGTGATCACTGTGTGGAG GACTTTGATCATCACTGTCCCTGGGTGAACAACTGCATCGGGAGGCGAAACTACCGCTacttctttctgtttctcttgtCACTGACTTTTCACATGATTGGTGTCTTCACTTTTGGCCTCATATACGTGCTGCACCACATGGATGAATTATGGAAGCTGCACTGCACTGTCAC TTTGGTAGTGATCAGTATATCGGGGCTGTTTCTGATCCCTGTCCTCGGTCTCACTGGATTCCACTTGTATCTGGTATCCAGAGGACGAACCACCAATGAACAA GTAACTGGAAAGTTTCAGGGAGGAGTAAACCCTTTTACACGTGGCTGCTGTAACAACTTGGAGCATCTAGTTTGCAGTCCCATTTCTCCAAA GTACACAGCAAGGCCCTGTAGGAAAGCAGTCATCCACATTCAGCCTCCGTTTTTGAGGCCAGAAATTGAAAGGCAGATGCCAGTGAAAGTCAGAGGCAACGGGATACAGAGTCTCCAGAATAAG CAAACCTCAACCGGAGCTGTCAAGCTGTCAGACATCAAACAACCGAAAACTCCACCGCCGCTGCCTCCGAAACCAGACCACGGTCTGTTGAAGAGCCAAGTAGCTGCCATGGATG ATCCGGGGCATCATAATAAAACCGTCCTTCCTGCATCTATTCCCACCGTGCCACAGCTACGACCTGTCCTTGAGGCTATATCCAGAGGATCATCGCCTGTTCCTCCAGAACAG TTGCTGAAGACGTCAGATCAGCAAGGGAGCAACAAAGGTCCTGACCTCCACTCTGAGTCTAAAGGAAGCCCTGTGAGATGCAGCCAACAGGCCAGCCTGCCTGTCCAGCCTTCCCTCCAGACCAGCGCTGTCTCCAGCTCGCTGCAGCTCAACTCTCTGCCGCTGAACTCCCGTTCTCTCACCCTGAAACACACCAGTCGCAGTGGCAGCAAATCCCAGCTGCCAGCCATGCATGCTGACAATTTGGAATCCAGTCCCCGGCCTGGCATCCTGTCCTCTTCCAGCCTGCTGGCCAACCacaacaccagcagcagcagcatctccTATGATAATGTCATTCCTACAGACCCTCAGGCCATGGCTCAGAGAGGGGCCCCTCCAGTCAGCTACCCCCATCACTTTATGACCCTGGGCACAGACGGGAACCTGCAGCGGTCGCATCCTCGCACATACAGTCCCGTGTTTATGGGCATCAGCAGACAGTCTCCTCAGCCTCGAGATCCCTCACCTTCTTTGCAGGGTCTAACCTCCAGGGATGCCTCGCCTTCTTTCcaaggttttattcaaagagTCCCTTCTCCTGCTTTCCAAGGGCTGTTGCCAAGAGACCTTGCATCCCAAAGCGTAATGTCGCGAGATGTCCCACCTTTGGGTTTGGCGATGCGAGATGCTGCTTCTCAGAGTCCTCGAGGTAGTCTTCGGGATCTCATTCCTCCAGACATGACACCTCCGCTGTCTGCTGCTGCGCGCTATGATAACTTTTCAAAAGCCATCATGGCTTCTATTCATGAGAGACGGGAGCTGGAGGAGCGGGAGAGGATGCTCCGTCGCCAGGTGAGGACCCAGGCGCTCTTCAGCCCTGATATGGGGATCTATGACATCCCAAGCAGGAGAAGTTTACCACCGGACAACATTCGACCTCTGGGCTCCCGGGGACCAACTCCGCCAGCCTACGGCTCCAGGGAGTTTCTCATGAGTACGGGCGTCCTAGGTTACAACATCAGGACCTCACCTCTCTCCAGCTCGTCAACATCTTCTCTCACacatggtccaaaaacctcCAGCTCTCCTCTGCAGAATAGCAGCAGCAGCCTACAAAGCAGGGGCAGGTCTTCCTCTCCGGCCTGTTACCCTCCCGAGAGGCCGGCCCCAGGCTTCCCTTCCTCTACGTCCACCCTGCCCCGCTTTtcctcttcctcaacctcctctgcCCCCCTGTACGCCTCCTATGCCAACACGAAACGTTCCTCTCTCCCATACTCCGGCGAGGGGAAAGACTCTGTCACTTTGGGAgccctgaaatga